One window of Mus caroli chromosome 11, CAROLI_EIJ_v1.1, whole genome shotgun sequence genomic DNA carries:
- the Ptrh2 gene encoding peptidyl-tRNA hydrolase 2, mitochondrial: protein MLSKFLTMEYLVHPGTLSLAAGVACGMCLGWGLRSHLGMFPQNSTSEANKDTETGTEASILGESGEYKMILVVRTDLKMGKGKVAAQCSHAAVSAYKQTQRRSPQVLKEWEYCGQPKVVVKAPDEDTLIQLLTHAKTLGLTVSLIQDAGRTQIEPGSRTVLGIGPGPVELIDEVTGHLKLY from the coding sequence atGCTCTCCAAGTTCTTGACTATGGAGTATTTGGTTCATCCTGGTACACTCAGCTTGGCTGCTGGAGTTGCTTGTGGCATGTGCCTGGGCTGGGGCCTCCGGAGCCACCTTGGGATGTTCCCCCAGAACTCAACAAGTGAGgcaaataaagacacagagactggAACTGAAGCCAGCATcttgggagagagtggggaataCAAAATGATTCTTGTGGTTCGAACTGACCTAaaaatggggaaagggaaggttGCTGCCCAGTGTTCTCATGCTGCGGTTTCTGCCTACAAGCAGACTCAAAGGAGAAGCCCTCAAGTGCTCAAAGAGTGGGAGTACTGTGGCCAGCCCAAAGTGGTGGTGAAAGCTCCAGATGAAGACACCCTCATTCAATTACTCACCCATGCAAAAACCTTGGGACTGACTGTAAGTTTAATCCAAGATGCTGGACGTACTCAGATTGAACCAGGTTCTCGAACTGTCCTGGGAATTGGGCCAGGACCAGTAGAACTAATTGATGAAGTTACCGGCCACCTAAAACTTTACTAG